The Sinorhizobium meliloti genome includes a window with the following:
- a CDS encoding IS630 family transposase (programmed frameshift), which translates to MARALSDDLRHRVLAASAGGMSTRSTAARLGIGISTAIAWIASARQGQVSAAKQGRPGGSRLDDHEAFIIGMIEASKDITLNEMVLRLEEDRSVSIGRSTLDVWLRKRGFTFKKKTAHALEQERPDLLKRRQDWFDAQLDLDPARLVFIDETGLSTKMSRLRGRSPRGERCRSGVPHGHWKTTTFTGALRLSGMTAPMVLDGAMNGVAFKAYVEQVLVPTFTPGDIVVMDNLPAHKADGIRQAIETAGCTLLYLPPYSPDFNPIENAFSKLKALLRARAERSVDALWNTVGDIVKLFEPQECANYFAAAGHDPD; encoded by the exons ATGGCCCGAGCATTGAGTGATGATCTTCGCCACCGGGTTCTGGCTGCGTCGGCTGGTGGGATGTCCACGCGGTCGACTGCAGCGCGGCTCGGGATCGGGATTTCGACGGCGATTGCCTGGATCGCGAGCGCCCGGCAGGGTCAGGTGAGCGCTGCCAAGCAGGGTCGACCTGGAGGTTCCCGTCTCGACGATCATGAGGCTTTCATCATCGGCATGATCGAGGCGTCGAAGGACATCACGCTGAACGAGATGGTTTTGCGTCTGGAAGAGGACCGATCCGTCTCTATCGGCCGCAGCACCCTCGACGTCTGGCTGCGCAAGCGCGGCTTCACATTCA AAAAAAAGACCGCACATGCATTGGAGCAGGAGCGGCCAGACCTCCTGAAGCGGCGTCAGGACTGGTTCGATGCACAGCTTGATCTCGATCCAGCCCGCCTCGTCTTCATAGACGAGACGGGTCTTTCCACGAAGATGTCCCGACTTCGCGGTCGCTCTCCGCGCGGAGAGCGTTGCCGATCGGGCGTTCCGCACGGTCATTGGAAAACTACGACGTTCACCGGGGCGCTCAGGCTCTCCGGCATGACCGCGCCAATGGTCCTTGACGGGGCGATGAACGGAGTTGCTTTCAAGGCCTATGTCGAGCAGGTTCTCGTGCCAACCTTCACGCCCGGCGACATCGTCGTCATGGACAACCTGCCGGCCCACAAGGCAGATGGCATCCGACAGGCCATAGAAACCGCTGGCTGCACGCTGCTCTATCTCCCGCCCTATAGCCCCGACTTCAACCCGATCGAAAACGCCTTCTCAAAGCTCAAGGCGCTTCTGCGGGCAAGGGCCGAACGCTCCGTCGACGCCCTGTGGAACACAGTTGGCGACATCGTCAAGCTCTTCGAGCCGCAAGAGTGTGCGAACTACTTCGCAGCAGCAGGACATGATCCGGATTAA